A single genomic interval of Prunus dulcis chromosome 5, ALMONDv2, whole genome shotgun sequence harbors:
- the LOC117627954 gene encoding probable calcium-binding protein CML31 has protein sequence MEITPKSSSSALGRLCRKLSPRKTKAGHHDVEGPIENPTTSSSISSNSDLQMWKVFDFFDENGDGKISPAELQTCVRSVGGELSEEEAEAAVEASDLDGDGLLGFEEFQKLMEATNEDNNNQQLRDAFGMYEMEGSGCITPASLKRMLSRLGDSRSIDDCKAMIRAFDLNGDGALSFNEFTIMMR, from the coding sequence ATGGAGATCACCCCCAAGTCATCATCGTCCGCCCTGGGAAGATTGTGCCGTAAACTGTCTCCAAGAAAGACAAAGGCAGGTCATCATGATGTAGAGGGCCCAATTGAGAACCCAACAACAAGCAGCAGCATCAGCAGCAACAGCGACCTCCAGATGTGGAAGGTGTTTGATTTCTTCGACGAGAACGGAGATGGTAAGATTTCCCCAGCAGAGCTGCAGACTTGTGTGAGGAGTGTTGGGGGAGAGCTGTCTGAGGAGGAAGCGGAGGCCGCCGTGGAGGCTTCGGATTTGGATGGAGATGGGCTGCTGGGGTTTGAAGAATTCCAGAAGTTGATGGAAGCCACAAACGAGGACAACAACAATCAGCAGCTCAGAGATGCCTTTGGGATGTATGAAATGGAAGGCTCTGGCTGCATAACCCCAGCCAGCTTGAAGAGGATGCTCAGCCGCCTCGGCGACTCTCGCTCCATCGATGACTGCAAGGCCATGATTCGAGCGTTCGACCTTAATGGAGATGGGGCTCTCAGCTTTAATGAGTTCACAATCATGATGcgttaa
- the LOC117628792 gene encoding UPF0047 protein C4A8.02c isoform X2, with amino-acid sequence MLPSSVSLGLSASPLRVVKCSLVRAPSTTVNDPNSMAAAGPKWAQKTITLPPQRRGCHLITPKIVKEIGQELSDFNCGLAHLFLQHTSASLTINENYDSDVRDDTETFLNRIVPEGTSAPWKHTLEGPDDMPAHIKSSMFGCTLTVPITNGKLNMGSWQGIWLCEHRDYPTGWKVVVTLNGI; translated from the exons ATGCTGCCGAGCTCCGTGTCATTGGGACTGTCAGCGTCTCCGCTTCGCGTCGTCAAGTGTTCTTTGGTCAGGGCCCCGAGCACCACCGTCAACGATCCCAATTCAATGGCAGCAGCTGGTCCCAAGTGGGCCCAGAAGACCATAACTCTGCCTCCGCAGAGGAGGGGTTGTCATCTCATCACCCCTAAG ATAGTGAAGGAAATTGGCCAGGAATTGTCAGATTTCAACTGCGGCCTTGCACATCTCTTTT tgCAGCACACTAGTGCTTCTCTTACTATCAATGAGAATTATGACTCTGATGTTCGTGATGATACAGAGACATTCCTCAATAGGATAGTTCCTGAG gGGACATCTGCACCATGGAAGCATACCCTTGAAG GCCCAGATGACATGCCGGCACATATTAAATCATCAATGTTTGGCTGCACACTGAC GGTTCCAATTACAAATGGAAAGCTTAACATGGGAAGTTGGCAG GGAATATGGTTGTGTGAGCATCGTGACTATCCTACTGGGTGGAAAGTTGTGGTCACCCTTAATGGAATATGA
- the LOC117628792 gene encoding UPF0047 protein C4A8.02c isoform X1: MLPSSVSLGLSASPLRVVKCSLVRAPSTTVNDPNSMAAAGPKWAQKTITLPPQRRGCHLITPKIVKEIGQELSDFNCGLAHLFLQHTSASLTINENYDSDVRDDTETFLNRIVPEGTSAPWKHTLEGPDDMPAHIKSSMFGCTLTVPITNGKLNMGSWQGIWLCEHRDYPTARKVVVTLNGI, encoded by the exons ATGCTGCCGAGCTCCGTGTCATTGGGACTGTCAGCGTCTCCGCTTCGCGTCGTCAAGTGTTCTTTGGTCAGGGCCCCGAGCACCACCGTCAACGATCCCAATTCAATGGCAGCAGCTGGTCCCAAGTGGGCCCAGAAGACCATAACTCTGCCTCCGCAGAGGAGGGGTTGTCATCTCATCACCCCTAAG ATAGTGAAGGAAATTGGCCAGGAATTGTCAGATTTCAACTGCGGCCTTGCACATCTCTTTT tgCAGCACACTAGTGCTTCTCTTACTATCAATGAGAATTATGACTCTGATGTTCGTGATGATACAGAGACATTCCTCAATAGGATAGTTCCTGAG gGGACATCTGCACCATGGAAGCATACCCTTGAAG GCCCAGATGACATGCCGGCACATATTAAATCATCAATGTTTGGCTGCACACTGAC GGTTCCAATTACAAATGGAAAGCTTAACATGGGAAGTTGGCAG GGAATATGGTTGTGTGAGCATCGTGACTATCCTACTGCGCGGAAAGTTGTGGTCACCCTGAATGGAATATGA
- the LOC117627773 gene encoding uncharacterized protein LOC117627773, with product MVWKWWWMLTVTAIGVVAWGVPSEQQRLVTRIAFGSCANQSAPQPIWNAIISFDPQVFIWLGDNIYGDIRRPFKLFGKERTIGPWKNAPRFVPSTEQEMKSRYEKAKSNPGYSRLQENTKVIGTWDDHDYGLNDAGKEFSGKITNQRLLLDFLDEPENSPRRKQDGVYASYTLGPMGRQIKVILLDTRYHRDPLRSDGTILGRSQWEWLEKELNDSPTAVTIIGSSIQVISNLSATTGPLFYMESWGRFPKERDRLFKLIADSKRDGVFFISGDVHFGEITRYDCATGYPLYDVTSSGITQAVEKVVPPPLHFFVRFLAWLTPNTMRVMDQNCRYRSCTYGMSNFGAVEIDWDATPVTLKIQVRDINGSPVTGVTTSLSELQARNSTSSTTKKAREHHRHCSLESTLPWIVRYRLAILAYCAVATFVLALIGVIWASILACRRCARKRKCD from the exons atgGTTTGGAAGTGGTGGTGGATGTTGACAGTGACGGCGATTGGAGTGGTGGCATGGGGCGTCCCTTCCGAGCAGCAGCGTCTGGTTACTCGTATTGCGTTTGGATCATGCGCCAACCAAAGCGCTCCTCAG CCCATCTGGAATGCAATAATCTCATTTGATCCCCAAGTTTTCATTTGGCTTGGTGATAACATTTATGGAGACATTAGGCGTCCTTTTAAACtatttggaaaagaaagaacaattGGACCGTGGAAGAATGCCCCAAGATTTGTTCCTTCTACTGAGCAGGAAATGAAGTCTAGATATGAGAAAGCCAAGTCTAACCCTGGTTATTCTCGTCTTCAAGAGAATACTAAG GTAATTGGCACATGGGATGACCACGATTATGGATTAAATGATGCAGGAAAAGAATTTTCCGGGAAAATAACTAATCAAAGACTTCTCCTTGATTTCTTGGATGAGCCGGAAAATAGTCCACG GCGCAAGCAAGACGGAGTTTATGCATCTTACacacttggccccatgggtAGACAAATCAAG GTTATACTATTAGATACTAGGTACCACCGAGACCCTTTACGTAGTGATGGAACTATTTTGGGACGCTCACAGTGGGAATGGTTAGAAAAAGAGCTGAATGATTCTCCAACAGCCGTTACAATTATTGGATCTTCTATACAG GTAATATCAAATCTGTCAGCAACCACTGGGCCATTGTTTTACATGGAGTCTTGGGGACGTTTTccaaaggagagagatcgGCTATTTAAATTGATAGCAGATAGTAAG AGGGATGGAGTGTTTTTCATAAGTGGAGATGTTCACTTTGGAGAAATTACACGTTATGATTGTGCCACTGGATATCCATTGTATGATGTTACTTCAAGTGGGATAACCCAAGCAGTTGAGAAGGTAGTCCCACCACCGTTACATTTCTTTGTGAGATTTCTGGCATGGTTAACTCCTAACACTATGAGAGTTATGGACCAAAACTGCAGATACAGGTCGTGCACATATG GCATGTCTAATTTCGGAGCAGTTGAGATAGACTGGGATGCGACTCCTGTGACATTGAAGATTCAAGTCAGGGATATAAACGGAAGTCCTGTGACAGGTGTAACTACATCGCTATCAGAACTGCAAGCAAGAAATTCCACCTCTTCAACCACCAAGAAAGCAAGAGAGCATCACAGGCACTGCTCTCTTGAAAGCACTCTACCATGGATTGTTAGATATCGCCTGGCTATTTTAGCTTACTGTGCTGTAGCGA CTTTTGTCCTTGCTTTGATAGGCGTAATTTGGGCTAGTATATTAGCGTGCAGGAGATGCGCCCGCAAAAGAAAGTGCGACTGA
- the LOC117626972 gene encoding protein LYK5 → MNWMVLVVVVVVVFILIEVQGQQSYVDNKQLDCYNHYNTTDGYVCNGVASSCLSYLTFRSIPPYYNSPTSIAYLLGSEPTRIAAANNISDVQPISADTLILVPVDCSCSPSSYYQHNASYVLKSSGETYFRVANNTYQGLTTCQALMAQNPFPATNLTVGLTLQVPLRCACPTANQTAAGVKFLLSYLVASGDDPPSIAQRFGLDLPTLLQANRLSSNDTIYPFTQLLLPLTSKPTPAQLQQRSSSPPSPPPSAAPPPNSNNNSKINKPIFVGVGVGAACLLLLVIMVFLLLHRRRRQHYQSAAATESPNSKLQVASGPGIEPGKIADYLPTSPLPSSDTISSRGLGYAVESLTLYELEQLQRATQFFSEANRIQGSVFRGSFEGDDAAIKVVIGDVSQSGDEINLLKRINHSNIIRLSGFCVHQGHTYLVYEYAPSGSLSHCLHSPTTLSWKQRVQIAHDVADALNYLHNFTHPPCIHNNLKTSNILLDASLRAKLSNFGLARPLLVSHGRNHNQDQLQLTRHVVGTHGYMPPEYIQNGVITPKLDVFAFGVVLLELLSGREAAAAAAPAPASNNGGSGDDQELLLSASISGVLEGDHVRDKLEGFMDPSLKREYPLDLAFSMAQLAKSCVATQINSRPTMAEAFITLSKILSSTLDWDPSDADELQHSTTSLSLGR, encoded by the coding sequence ATGAATTGGATGGtattggtggtggtggtggtggtggtgtttaTCTTGATCGAAGTGCAAGGGCAGCAAAGTTATGTGGACAACAAACAGCTCGACTGCTACAACCACTACAACACCACCGACGGCTATGTTTGCAACGGCGTCGCATCGTCATGCCTCTCCTACCTCACCTTCCGTTCCATCCCTCCTTATTACAACTCCCCGACCTCCATCGCCTACCTGCTGGGCTCCGAACCCACCCGCATCGCTGCAGCCAACAACATCTCCGATGTTCAGCCCATTTCCGCGGACACCCTTATACTCGTGCCCGTCGACTGCTCTTGCTCCCCCTCCTCTTACTACCAGCACAACGCCTCCTATGTGCTCAAAAGCTCCGGCGAGACCTACTTCAGAGTGGCCAACAACACCTACCAGGGCCTCACCACCTGCCAGGCCCTCATGGCTCAGAACCCCTTCCCCGCCACTAACCTCACGGTGGGCCTCACCCTTCAAGTCCCCCTGAGGTGCGCTTGCCCCACCGCCAACCAGACCGCCGCTGGGGTCAAGTTCCTCCTCTCTTACCTGGTCGCCTCGGGAGACGACCCTCCTAGTATCGCCCAACGCTTCGGTTTAGACCTACCCACCTTGCTCCAAGCCAATCGCCTCTCTTCCAACGACACCATCTATCCCTTCACCCAACTTCTGCTTCCTCTCACTTCCAAACCCACCCCAGCTCAACTGCAACAAcgctcttcttctcctccttctcctcctccatcCGCCGCTCCACCTCCAAActccaacaacaacagcaaaaTCAACAAACCTATCTTCGTGGGTGTCGGTGTCGGAGCTGCttgcctcctcctcctcgttATTATGGTCTTCCTCCTGTTACACCGCCGCCGTCGTCAACATTACCAATCGGCGGCGGCTACGGAATCCCCTAACTCCAAACTACAAGTCGCTTCTGGACCTGGAATTGAACCCGGTAAGATCGCAGACTACTTGCCAACCTCGCCGCTACCTTCATCCGACACCATTTCTTCTAGAGGGCTTGGCTATGCTGTTGAGTCCTTGACCCTTTAcgaattggagcaactgcaGAGGGCCACCCAATTCTTCAGCGAAGCCAACAGAATTCAAGGATCCGTGTTCAGAGGATCGTTTGAAGGTGACGATGCCGCCATCAAGGTGGTGATAGGGGATGTCTCCCAGTCTGGAGACGAGATCAACCTCCTCAAGCGGATCAACCACTCCAACATCATCAGGCTCTCTGGCTTCTGCGTCCACCAGGGACACACCTACCTTGTCTACGAGTATGCTCCCTCTGGCTCTCTTTCCCACTGCCTTCATTCTCCTACTACACTGTCATGGAAGCAGAGGGTTCAGATTGCCCACGACGTCGCTGATGCTCTCAACTATCTCCACAACTTCACCCACCCTCCCTGTATCCACAACAACTTGAAGACCAGCAACATCCTCTTGGATGCCAGCTTGAGGGCCAAGCTTTCCAATTTTGGCTTGGCAAGACCCCTTCTCGTCTCCCACGGTCGCAATCACAATCAAGACCAACTGCAACTCACCAGACATGTGGTGGGCACTCATGGCTATATGCCACCAGAGTACATCCAAAACGGGGTCATTACTCCGAAACTAGATGTCTTTGCATTTGGGGTCGTCTTGTTGGAGCTCTTATCTGGAAGAGAAGCTGCTGCGGCTGCTGCTCCCGCTCCCGCCTCTAATAATGGTGGTTCAGGAGATGATCAAGAGTTGTTACTGTCTGCGTCCATAAGTGGGGTGTTGGAAGGAGACCACGTGAGAGACAAACTTGAAGGCTTTATGGATCCTTCTCTAAAGCGCGAGTACCCCTTGGATCTCGCTTTTTCCATGGCCCAGTTGGCTAAAAGCTGCGTTGCAACTCAGATCAACTCTCGCCCCACCATGGCTGAAGCCTTCATCACACTCTCTAAGATTCTTTCCTCCACACTGGACTGGGATCCATCTGATGCTGATGAGCTCCAACACTCAACCACCTCACTCAGTCTTGGAAGATAG